ATAGAATGATAGATGTTTTAAAAAATAAAGGCAGAAACCCTGCAAGAGATATAGTAGAAAATATCGAAAAGGCTGTTGATACCTTTGCAAGCGGCCAGCCGCAATTCGATGATATGACCCTCATGGTGGTCAAGGTTTTATAAAGCATTTCTGCTTTTTGACAATGAGCCAGTAATCTATTGACTGTTATATCTTTTTCTGGTATCTTAGATTTGAAACTGAGGAATATTTTTCATAACTTATGAAAATAGAGCCAGAAATAAATAAACTCACTCAGGCAATTATCGCTGGGGAATCTAAAAAGTCTGTTGATCTGGCTGAAAAACTCCTCAAGGGTGGCCTCCCTGTAGAGAAGCTCATTGATGACGGAGTAACCGCAGCGCTTCGATCTCTGGATGCAAAATGCACAAATGAAGAATTTAACCTCCTTGAAATAATGCTTGCAGGACGAGCCATGATGGCGGTAATGGATGATGTAGTTGCAAGGTATCTTCCAAAATCGTCCCGCATGAACCACGAATCTGAAAAGACCATTGTCTTAGGCACCATAAAAGGCGACATCCATGACCTCGGAAAACATGTGATAAAGATGCTCTTGCGAGCTAATGACTTCAGGGTAATTGACATCGGCAAGGATGTGAATCCTGAAGATTTTGTAAAGGCTGCAATAATGGAGGGTGCGGGATATATAGGGGTGAGTAGCTTAATAACAGTGACTATTCCATACATAAGGGAGATTAAAGATATTCTCTCCAGAGAGGGTTTAATGGATATAAAAGTTATAGCTGGTGGTGCTGCGATACAACAGACAAGGCCTAAAGATCTTAATGTGGATTATGTTGCAAAGGATGCCTTTGATACCCTCCATTATCTTGAAGGAGCAAAGGACAAGTCTATGACCCTCTTAAATTTTTTGCCATGACATCCTATGAGAAATTGCTCAGCGTAATAAATGGTGTGTTACCTGAAGAAAGACCTGTTGCTCCTGAGGTCTTCGGCCTCACAGCGAGAATTAATGGATACAACGTCTTTCAGTATGTGAGTGATGGGAGCGTAATAGCAGAAAGTCAACTTAAGGCGAGAGAGGCTATTGGCTACGATATTTTATTCGCTTTTGCAGACCTATCTGTAGAGGCAGAGGCATTGGGATGCACTCTCCATTACGAAGAGGACGCATACCCATTTATCGAAAAACATGTTCTCAGGGACATGTATGACATAAAGGAATTGAAATTCCCAGACCCTTCAAAGGACGGTAGGATGCCTGTTCTCCTTAAAGCCTGCAGGTGGCTCAGAGAAGCAGCAGGAAATGAGTGCCTTATAGCTGCCTGCGTTCTGGGACCTCTCACCATTGCCTCGCAGCTCATGGGTCTTGAAAGATTTCTCTATCAATTAGCTGATGGACCTGAGAGAGTGGAACAACTTCTGGACTTTACCGAAGAGGTTGCTATAAGGTAAGGTACGGTAAGGCACTTATAAGGGCAGGGGCACATTGCCCTGTCGTCTTTGACCCTGTTGCATCACCTGCTGTTATCCCCCCTTACCTTTTTGACCGTTTAGAAGTTCAGAGACTAAGGAGAATGTATAATTCATTTAAAGAGGAGGGTTCGCCAGTCTCGTGGATAAGTATTGCCGGAGCAACCCATAAAATCATCCCCTATTTTGAAAAGTCAGGAGTGAATCTTGCTACTATAGACTATGTGGTACCCCTTTCAGAGGCCTTCGAACTTGGAGGCAATATCGTGTTAAATGGGAATTTGAAACCTTACTCTTTTGTTTCTGATACTCCACATGAGATAAAGGAGAAAGTAAAAAACTGTCTCAATGAGGCGGAGGGGAAAAGGAATTATATAGTTGGTTCGGGATGTGAAATCCCTCTTGAGACGAGTATAGAGAATGTCCGCGCCCTTGTGGAAGCGGTGAGGGAATTTGACCAATGTCGCTGATAAAACTTAAAAGAGAGCACGCAGGAGAGAAAAATGGTGATAGAGCAGTAAAAGAAAGATGGACTAATACTGCCCTTTCAACGGTTATTAAATTGAATAACATTACAGGTTTTCTTCCGATCAATCTGGAGAAAACCCTAAAGGCAGTAGTTAATGAGACATATAATCTCTTCTGTCCCCAGATATGTTGTATCTTCATGGTAGGACAGGTAGGTAGATTCGAACCTGCTGCATTCAGAACATCCGACGGCTCGATGCCTGATATCCATATCGACTCGACTGTGAATGCCTGTGTCTCTTTGAGGGATGGTTTGCCTTACATAGCCTGCAGTGGAGCAAACTATAGCGCATTATGCCCGAATCGCAAGGTTCCTGATAATGTTTCATCATCTCACGTCTGTATCCCTATGATAACAGGTGGTGATGTGAATGGTGTATTATCCGTATCCTATCAGCCTGAAAGGGTGCTAACCCACGATGAGATGAATGTGCTCCTTTCCATAGCAAACCAGGCATCCATGACTATACAGCGTTATAAGCTCTTTGAGACCCTGAAGAAGGAAAGGCTCGAAATCGAGAAGGCCTACACCGAGATAAGCATTCTCAATGAGAGACTGAAGGAGAAGATAGAAGAACTAAAAGAAGCCAGGTATAGATTGTTACAATCTGAGAAGCTTGTAGCGATCGGAGAGCTTGTAGCAGGATTATGTCATGAGATTAACAATCCGTTAAGCGTAATATTGAATAGGATTGAATGTCTGAGAATGGAATCAAAGGAGATTTTTCTGCCGGAAGGTGTACTTAAGGATCTGGATGTTATCTTTTTGTTTGCTACAAAGGTCTCATCCATGGTGCAGGACCTTTTAATCTTCTCGAGACCACATTCTGTAGAGTTTAAACCTGTAAATATAACAGACATCCTCGAAGCGGTCATAAAAATGCTCGATGGCGACATAAATAAAAGCGGATGTGCTGTCCATACGAATATACCTTTCTCTACACCTGATATTTATGGATGTCCCGAAAGATTAGAGCGGGTATTCCACAACCTACTATCCAACGCAATAGATGCTATGCCAGAAGGAGGAAGGATTTACATAGAGGCTGAAGTCTCCGATGAGAAGCCTGATTTTCTCGAGGTCAAGGTCAGGGATGAAGGTGAAGGGATACCTGAAGAAAATCTCCACAGGATATTTGACCCATTCTTCACAACTAAAAAACTGGGCAGGGGAACAGGCCTGGGGCTCTCCATCTGTTATGGCATTATTAAAAACCATGGGGGAGATATCACGGTAAAAAGTATTGTGAATGAAGGTAGCGTTTTTACAGTATATCTGCCTTTAAAAAGAGTTTCGTCCAGTAACCGGGGGTAGTGTATGTCTAAGGGAAAGATACTGGTTATAGATGATGAAGAAGAGATGCTTGAGAATTATTTGAGACTTCTCAAGAAGCTAAACTATGATTGTATTGCTCAAAAGGACAGTGGTAAGGCGATAAAAGAGTTAGAGCTGCATAATCCTGATGTCATACTTACAGACCTCAGGATGTCTGGCAAGAGCGGACTTGAGGTCCTCGATGCAGCAAAGGAGATCAACCCTGAAACCCCTGTCATCTTAATAACAGCCTATGGAGATATTCCTACCGCTGTAGAATCTATAAAGAGAGGGGCCTTCGATTTTATCGCTAAACCATTCTCAACAGACCAACTCAGGATAGTTCTTGAAAGGGCGATGAAATATAAAATGCTATCCGATGAAAATAAAAGGCTGAAAGAGGAGCTGATGACATCTTCCATGGGTGAACTTATCGGTAACTCTGAGGTTATGCGTGAAGTAAATGAGATTATAAAACGCGTATCCCTGACGGATGCAAATATTCTTATTACAGGTGAGAGTGGGACCGGAAAAGAAATGGTTGCAAGGCTCATTCATGCAAGGAGCCAGAGAAAATCAAAACCCTTTATTCCTGTTGATTGTGTGGCACTGCCAGAAAACCTTCTCGAAAGTGAGTTGTTCGGATATGAGAAAGGAGCATTTACCGGTGCTAATACAAGCAGACCGGGACTCTTAGAGGCTACTCAGGGAGGTACTCTTTTTCTTGATGAGGTTGGAGAGATGCCACTGACTCTGCAGGCGAAGCTTTTAAGGACGATTCAGGAGAGAGAAGTGAGGCGACTCGGCAGCAGCAAGTTCATAGCAATAGATATCAGAATAATATCAGCAACAAACAGAGACCTTAAAAAGAGTGTTTCAGAAGAGACATTCAGAGATGACCTCTACTATCGCCTCAATGTGATCCGTGTCCTTGTGCCACCTCTAAGAAATAGAAGGGAAGATATCCCCTTGCTTGCGTTATATTTTCTGCATAAATTTAACGATATGCACAAAAAGAATGTAAAGGGTATATCTTCAGATGCAATGGTAATTCTTGAGAATTATTCGTGGCCAGGCAATGTGAGGGAGCTCCAGAATGTTATTGAAAGAGCGGTTGTTATGTGTGATGGAGAAAAAATAAACATTAGAGACCTTCCAGAGGAAATCCATAGGACACTACCTCCTGTCTTTGTAGAGACACTCCCATATAAGGAGGCAAAGGAGGAATGGCTTGCCGCCTTTGAAAGGAATTACCTTCGAGCTCTTTTAAACAGTACTTCAGTTAACATTTCCAAGGCTGCTGAAAAGGCAGGAATTAATAGAAAGACTATACATCGTCTCATAAAAAGATATAAACTTGATATTAGAAACAAAGATTAGTTAGTCTTGGGGCATCTCTTAATTAATAGGTAATTCTATCATGAATGTTGTTCCATTTCCCCCACTGCCTCTTACCGTTATATCACCGCCATGCGCCTTGACGATGTTATAGCTAATGCTGAGGTCGAGTCCGGCTCCTTTGCCTATTTCTCCGAAGGTGAAGTGTGGGTCGAACATTCTTTGCCTTAAATGTCGTGGGATGCTTGGACCATTGTCTGATATCTCGATAATTACCCAACCATTCCTTTTATGGGCCTTTATATGTATTTTATCGCCCTTCCCTGAATCGCTAATTCTATGGATGGCATTTGTTATCAAGCTTACCAATACACGCTCCATTCTGATTTTGTCGATGAAAACCACAGTATCGTCAATCTCGATACATGTCCTTATCTTATAGGTTTCAAGAACCTCCCTCACAAGTTGAACTGTTTTGTCAACAAGGGACCTTACATCTGTTTGGTTTTTTTCAAGGACTGGAACCCTTGAAAAGAGAAAGAGGTCACCGACAATATTACTCATCCGTGCGGTAGATATATTAATTTTACTAGCTACTTCCCTGATTCCATTATGGATAGAAGCGATGTCTATCAACAATTCACTGTACTCACTCACCGCTGTCAATGGTTTGTATAATTCATGGGCAACACCTGTAATCGTCCGTGCCAGTACAGAGAGCTTCTCTGCCTGTATAAGCCTTAGCTCCATTTCTTTCTCAGCAGTTATATCCTTTACGACGATAACACAACCTGTCTCCTTATTATTTATAAGTCTCGGGAATGTCCTGAATGAAAACACCCTGTCACCTATAGAGATCTCCATAGAGGAAATACTCTTGTATACATCCTTACACTCAGATACAAATGATTCACCGAGGATTTCGAATATCCCTTTACCTACTGCATCTCTTCCATACATCCTTTTGGCGGCATCGTTCATCATCTGGACTCTGCAATCTCTGTCAAGGATAAGTACCATGTCCTGTATCGAATCAAAGGTGTGTTGCCATTGTTCTGCCCAATCACGAAGGGCTGTCTCCCGCTCTTTGACTTTAGACTCGAGAGTCGAGACCCTCAGGAGGGATATAGTCGAGAAAACGATAAAGAGAGAAAGTCCTAAGAGGATAATAACTATAGCAATATTCTTTGCCTTCTGAAGCTCCTGTGTTGCAGATTTTAATCTCGCATTTGCCAGGTATGTAGCCCTTTCATATGCTGCTTCGACAAAGGGAATAATCTGGTTTGTAGTGGCTAAGAGCTTTTCAGATTGGCGAGCGAAATCTTTTGAAGGCATTTCTATTACAAGCTCATTGACTAACCTCTCTGCATTCTCTATTCGAGCCATTATATGCTGTGGGTGATGACATCCGTAGCACTGACTCACAATGTTCCGGGCTCTTTCAATGAGACCTTTTGTTTTTGCCCTAAAATTACTTCTCTCGATGGATTTATCCAGCTCAAAAATGACATCTTTAAATTCAGCCCGCTTTATCAGGCTTTTTTGTGCCTCGGTAAGGGATTCCACCCTTTCTTTAACTACAATAAGCCTTGCGCCCATGAACAGGATGCCTGCTGTGGTAATGAAAAGATAAAATAGCATAATCACCAAAAATATTCGTCTCATAACCCTTTTCTTAGAGATAGCAAAATCTATTCCCCTTTGTTACTGTTTATTGCATATTATTGCATACCCCTAAGAATTAAGCACTTACAATGGTTCATGCCCTTTGATTACGGATTATGGAACACAATTTTAGGGACACGGCTGTCCCAAAATAATGAGACATTAATGTCCCTGTCAAAAGAGTTACAATACAATCGAAATTTGAGTAGTCATTAGAAAATAGATTATTTGGGGGACATCTATGCCACAAATGTTTTAGTACGAAAAACCCAATTTTAACCTAACCTTTTGGAAAATTAAGCATTTTCTTTTATTTATCTCGATGGCACAATGTTTGCTAATTTTCCTCTAATTTGAGGATAGAAACCTTACCTCCAATCTAAACGCAGAGAATTTTAACTTGACGACAAAACACTTTCAGGTAGTAATCCCAGATTATAAATACTGGCGGCAGAACATAAGGTGCCAGACAGGGTGTCCTGTTAATACCGACTCCAGAGGCTATGTAAGGGCTATAGCAGAGGGGGACTACGAGAAGGCATACTGGATAGCCCGGATGCCTAATCCACTCGCCTCTATATGCGGAAGGATTTGTGGTGCCCATTGTGAGGTGGCTTGCAGAAGAAGGACTGTTGATGCAGCTATCGCCATAAGGGCATTAAAGAGATTCGTTACAGAGAGATTCGGGGTCGAGATTTGCCACGATAAGAAGGATTTCGTCCAGAATTTTGTAGGGAGATTTAAAGAGGATGGCAGTGGAATAATTGGAATTGCAAAAGAGACTGCAAGGCCTATTTCGATCGTTGGCTCGGGTCCAGCAGGTCTTGCCTGTGCCCATGACCTCGCTCTTATGGGATATAAATCCATCATCTATGAAATGGAGAAGGTAGCCGGGGGAATGTGCGCTGTAGGCATTCCGCCATACAGACTTCCGAGAGAGACACTTGAAGCAGAGATTAATGCAATAAGGGCACTCGGTGTTGAAATCCGACTGGGTGTTGAGATCGGCAGGGATATCCCTCTCAAGAGACTTTATGAAGAATCTGCTGCTGTGCTTTTAGCGGTGGGAGCAAATAAGGCAAGAATCCTTCCTATCGATGGTGCAGACAGCAGGGGGGTCTTCGGAGGTGTTGACTTCCTGAGGGATGTCTCTACTGGTAAAGAGGTGAAGATAGGACCAAAGGTGGTGGCGATCGGAGGCGGAAATGTGGCTTATGATGTAGCAAGGACAGCATTAAGACAGAATGGTGTGGAGTCTGTTGCCTTAATATGTATAGAGGATTTCGAACATATGCTTGCTGATAAGATAGAAATAGAGGAAGGAGAGGAGGAAGGGGTCAAAAGATTCAATAGTTATGGCCCTCATAAAATAAATTCGGATGGAGATGGTAGTGTAAGGTCTGTAACATTTAAGAGGGTTATTTCCATCTTCGACAGTGAAGGGAATTTCAATCCCACCTATGATGAGTCCGATATGATAACACTTTCTGCCGATACGGTCTTTTTTGCAATAGGTCAGGCATACGACCTTTCATTTCTTGATGGAAGCGGGCTTGACATAGTGCGGACGGAGAGAGGGACGATAAAGGTTAGTCCAGATAGGGTTTCCACATCTGTCCCCGGGTTATTTATAGCCGGTGACCTTGCCTATGGACAGAAGCTTGTTATAGATGCGGTGGCAAGTGGTAAGGGGGCTGCTATTGCGATACATGAGTATATAAGCAGGAAAACCTTAAAGCTAAAAACAGAAGAGTTTCACCTAAGAGAATACGAACAGGAGGTCTCACGCAATGAGGTAGCACACCCTAAGGATTATGAAAAGATAAAGAGAAGACCTATCCCCACAATCCCGACAGAGGATAGGGTAAAAAATGTCTTCACTGTTGTCGAGACAGGCTTTACAGAGGATATGGCAGAGGAGCAGGGAGGAAGGTGTCTGAACTGTGCCGTTAATACAATATTTAACAGTGAGAGGTGCATCCTCTGTGGTGGATGTGCCGATGTATGTCCTGAGTACTGTCTGCGGATTGTAAGTCTTGAGAATATCAGGGGTGATGAAACCCTTACAGCACTTTATAGAACCAGATATGGTGAGGAACCTGCAGGTAAACCACCCCACCCAAAGGGTGGGGCTTTCTGGTGGGGTGGTAAAGGTTCAGCGATCATAAAGGATGAAGATAGGTGTATAAGATGCGGTCTCTGTGCAAAGAGATGTCCTGTTGGTGCAATAACCATGGAGAGATTTTTATTTAAGGAGGTGTGGGCAAGTGAGTAACGAGACAAATAATAAAGAGGGTGTATCGAGGAGGAATTTTCTGAGCCTGGCGTCCTGGGGGGCTGCGATCCTCGCATCAATACCTGTAGTGGGTGGGTCATTGAGAATGATGAAACCTACTGTCCATTATGAGGAATCAACTAAATTCAAGATAGGAACGACCGAGAACTTCCCTATAGGCACTATAAGAAAGTTGGATGACCAGAAGGTCTTTATACTCTCTGACGATGAAGGGCTTTATGCAATATCCGCTGTCTGCACCCATCTCGGTTGTATCGTCTTTAAGACCGAGTTGGGTTTCCAGTGCCCATGCCATGGCTCAAGATACAATGAAAGAGGTAAGGTTATCGCTGGACCTGCGCCGAGGGCCCTCCCCTGGTTCGAGATAACCCAGGATGTGAATGGGACCATTATCGTCGATGCTTCAAAGGAAGTTCCCCAGGGGACAAAATATAAGTTTGTATAGATGAGGTCTATAAAATGGAAGAGAAGGCTCGGTCAGGGATAGCCAGATTCAAGGAGAATATAAGGTCACTCAAGAGGTCATTCCTCAGTTCCTTTCTGAGGAGTGGCAAGCCCGTATCTGATAAGTCGAGGGCTGAGGTGATAGTCAACAACTTCTTCCTCCATATGCAGGGAGTCAAGACCCACCTGAATACCTTAAGACCTACTTACACCTTCGGCCTCGGGCTTATATCCTTCTTCCTGTTCGTGATTGTTACCATTTCAGGTATCCTCCTTATGGTCTATTACAGTCCATCCATAGAGCATGCCTACAACACTGTCAAAGACATAAACTATGTTGTTTTTGGTGGAAGGCTCATAAGGAATATCCACAAATGGGCGGGTGAGGGCATGATAATCTTTGTTATGCTCCACATGGCGAGGGTCTTCTATACAGGCTCTTACAAGCAGGGGAGGGAATTCAACTGGATTGTAGGTGTTATGCTCCTTACACTCACCATGGGGGTAAACCTCTCGGGGTATATGCTTCCATGGGATCAGCTTGCATATTGGGCACTATTGATAGTAGCGAATATCATAGGGTCTCCGAGGGAGATCACAGACGCCCTCGGAATAACAAGATACTTTGATATTGGAGGCTTCTTCAAGGAACTCTCCTTAGGCGGCACGATTGCAGGGAAGGAGTCCCTCATAAGGGTTTATCTCCTCCATATAATACTTCTTCCAGGACTCATGTTTATATTTTTAGCTGTCCATTTCTGGAGGATAAGGAAGGACGGTGGACTTACAAAACCTGAGACCTTTGCGCCCACGGAGAAGACAGAAAAGACAGGTGGAATCTTTGTGCCCTATAAGACCTATGGATTGATGGCCCTTTCAGAGGGCAAGACACCTGCTGTTGACAGGGATGTGGAGAATTCTGTGCTGAGCTGGCCCCATCTCCTTCGGGCAGAGCTGGCAGTGTTTATGCTTACCCTCGCTGGTGTGATTGTTTATTCCTTCTATATAAATGCACCCATAAAAGAGCCTGCCAATCCCCTTATACCTGAAAACCCTGCAAAGGCACCCTGGTATTTCCTTGGACTTCAGGAGTTGCTTTCATATTCTGCATTCATGGGTGGTGTTGGTCTCCCGGGTATGGCACTCTTGGGATTTGTCTTGATACCGTATCTTGACAGAGAACAAGAGTATGTGGGGATATGGTTTTCGAATAAACAGGGGAAGATTGTGGCCCTTGAGGCACTAATTGTGGGGACGGTAGTTAATATAGGGTTACTCGCTTTTGTGGTCAATTTCGGCTGGTTTAGGAACTGGTGGCCGGATATACCGCAGTTATTGATTACACTGATAAATCCTGGCAATATCTGGGTCGGTTTTATGATCGCCTACTCAATATGGGTCATAAAGAGGACAGGTTCTACGAGGATGGGAGCTATTGCACTGTTTACCATGTTTCTTATTAGCTATGTCATCTTCACTGCTATGGGGACCTACTTCAGAGGTCCTAACTGGGAATTCTTCTGGTCAAAGAGCCAGTGGCCGATACATTAAGAACAGTTAAGAGTTATGAGTTTTGAGTGATGAGTTTTTAATAAAGCGGGAGAGATATGTACACGAGATTCTGCCTGACACTGGTATTACTATCAGCCCTTGTTTTACTTACCTTTACAGCCTTTGCTATCTATGAAGTGCTGATGCCTGAATGGAAAGATTATCAGACCGAATACAGAGATTTACTCATCAAAAAGGCAAAGGATGAGGCTGCAAAGAGAAGAGCAAAGGCACTGGATGTCAAGGTTCAACAGATTTACCTCGATAGCCTGAAAAGGGTTGACCGCTGCACGAGCTGCCACACAGGTGTTGATAACCCCTTGATGGCGGATGCAAAGGTTCCCTTCAAACAACATAGCGGTGACTATTTAAAGAGCCATCCTCAGGAGAGATTCGGCTGCACTGTCTGTCACTATGGGCAGGGTCGTGCCACAAACAAGAGAGAGGCACACGGCGTGATACCTGTGACCCAGTGGGATTACCCTATTGCATACCGTCTAAAGACACCCTCACCTATGGTGGAGTACCCTGGTGCTGGTCGCGAGATCCACTGGGATTTTCCTATTATACCCTTAAAGTATATCCAGAGCTCCTGTACCCAATGTCACGACCTCAGGTTTATGAAAAGTAGAATGATGGATAAGATTGTGAGGGGTGAGCAGCTCTTCAGGGAGAAGGGATGCAGGGGCTGCCATAAACTTAATGGTGTTGGTGGAGACATCGGTAAAGCCCTCGATGTCGTTGGCTCCCAGCCCTATGCCTATTTCCCCATGAGGTATGTTAAAGGTGAGAAGACGGTCTATGCCTGGCACAAAGAGCATCTTCTTGGTCCGAGTGAGCTTGTGCCTGAAAGTGAGATGAAGGCCAAGACTACAGAGGAAGAGTCAGAACTTCTTACCACCTATGTGTTATCGCTGCGATCAGAAGAGATGCCAAGGAGCTATAGACGGATAAGATATACGCCCCCAGAAAGACCCCGTGACGGCGAGGGATTGTATAAGATGTTCTGCATCGCCTGTCATGCCACAGGTAAGGAGAGCATCTATGACGAGGTCTTTAATCGGACTGTGCCGTCGATAATGAATCCTCCCTTCTTAAAGATCGCCGATGATAAGGAGTTAAAGGCGATAATTAAAGAGGGAAGGAAGGGGACACAGATGACCTCATGGAAGGCAGAGGCTGCAGGGCTTTCTGATACTGAGATTGATAGGATTATTAGGTATATCACGAAAAAGAGACCAAAAGACAGAGCCAGGCCCTTTGAATTTTCGAAATTTAAGGGCGATATGAAAAGGGGCGAGGAGTTATACAATCTCCGTTGTGCCCTCTGCCATAGCCCCAAAGGCGAAGGGGGTTTAGGACTCAATCTCAGAAATCCAGCCGTGCAGAAACTCGTTGGTCCAGAATTTCTTGCAATAACAGTTCGTGATGGGAGGGCAGGCACTCCAATGCCACCTTTTGGCAAAAAAGGTGTTGGGCTTTCAGACCAGGATATAGTTGATGTGGTCTCCTATGTGAAGACGCTTTCAAAGAAGAAATAAGAGAGGATTGGAAATGAAAAGAGCTGTTAAGACATTTAAGAAATCTCACCTACTGCCTGTACTGTCAATTATCCTCTTGATATCTCAACAGATAGGGATTGCTTACGAGACAGAGACCAAAAAGCCTGATCTGGGCAAGAATATCTATGAAGAGCGCTGTATGATATGCCATGGAGCTAAAGGAAATGGCAAGGGTCTGGCGGGCGTCATGAAGAGAGCAGAAAAGAACGGCCGTATAATAAATGTGGAGCCAAGAGACTTCACCATCGGCGTTTTCAGGTTCCGCTCTACACCAACAGGATATCTGCCTACCGATGAAGACTTAATGTTTTTGATTGATAAGGGCATCACAAGGTCATTCATGCCCCCTCATAAAGACCAACTTACAATGGAGGAGAAAAAGGCTGTTATTGGGTATATAAAGACCTTTTCAACAAGATGGAAGGAGGAAGAGCAGGGTGAATCCATACCTGTAAAAAAACCAAGATGGGTTGGCAGCAGTAAATCTGTTGAAAGGGGCAAAAAGGTATACAAAGAGATGAAGTGCTGGGAATGCCATGGAGAGCATGGCAAGGGTGACGGTCCAAAATCAGACAAGATTGAAGACGACTGGGGAAAGCCCATAGTGCCCTTTAATTTTACAGTCGGTGCACTCAAAAGAGGGGCTTCAGCAGAAGATATTTATATAACCTATACCACTGGCCTTGATGGGACAGGGATGCCTTCCTATGAAGACTCATTGGGTGAGGGAGACAGATGGCACCTTGCCTCATATACGCTTAAATTGATGGGGAAGATTAAGTGATCGAAAGAAAGGGGGTGATAATTAAAATTATAAAATGGTGTAAAAGGATGGCAAGTTGTTCTTTAGTTGTTAGCTTAAAAGGTGTCATTTAAATAATGACACAAAAGGGAGGCTAAGGTATGGAAGCGATCAGAAAGAATTTAAAGGTTGGGATGTTGTTTCTCTTAGTGCTTCTGTTGGGTGCGATTGTGGCTACCCTTAGGGGCGCTGATGCCGTAGATACAAAGACTCTTGATCTCGGCAAGAAGGTTTATGAGAACCGCTGTATAATATGTCATGGAGATAAGGGTGATGGTAAA
The nucleotide sequence above comes from Nitrospirota bacterium. Encoded proteins:
- a CDS encoding cobalamin-dependent protein (Presence of a B(12) (cobalamin)-binding domain implies dependence on cobalamin itself, in one of its several forms, or in some unusual lineages, dependence on a cobalamin-like analog.), yielding MKIEPEINKLTQAIIAGESKKSVDLAEKLLKGGLPVEKLIDDGVTAALRSLDAKCTNEEFNLLEIMLAGRAMMAVMDDVVARYLPKSSRMNHESEKTIVLGTIKGDIHDLGKHVIKMLLRANDFRVIDIGKDVNPEDFVKAAIMEGAGYIGVSSLITVTIPYIREIKDILSREGLMDIKVIAGGAAIQQTRPKDLNVDYVAKDAFDTLHYLEGAKDKSMTLLNFLP
- a CDS encoding uroporphyrinogen decarboxylase family protein; the encoded protein is MTSYEKLLSVINGVLPEERPVAPEVFGLTARINGYNVFQYVSDGSVIAESQLKAREAIGYDILFAFADLSVEAEALGCTLHYEEDAYPFIEKHVLRDMYDIKELKFPDPSKDGRMPVLLKACRWLREAAGNECLIAACVLGPLTIASQLMGLERFLYQLADGPERVEQLLDFTEEVAIR
- a CDS encoding uroporphyrinogen decarboxylase family protein, which produces MRAGAHCPVVFDPVASPAVIPPYLFDRLEVQRLRRMYNSFKEEGSPVSWISIAGATHKIIPYFEKSGVNLATIDYVVPLSEAFELGGNIVLNGNLKPYSFVSDTPHEIKEKVKNCLNEAEGKRNYIVGSGCEIPLETSIENVRALVEAVREFDQCR
- a CDS encoding ATP-binding protein: MSLIKLKREHAGEKNGDRAVKERWTNTALSTVIKLNNITGFLPINLEKTLKAVVNETYNLFCPQICCIFMVGQVGRFEPAAFRTSDGSMPDIHIDSTVNACVSLRDGLPYIACSGANYSALCPNRKVPDNVSSSHVCIPMITGGDVNGVLSVSYQPERVLTHDEMNVLLSIANQASMTIQRYKLFETLKKERLEIEKAYTEISILNERLKEKIEELKEARYRLLQSEKLVAIGELVAGLCHEINNPLSVILNRIECLRMESKEIFLPEGVLKDLDVIFLFATKVSSMVQDLLIFSRPHSVEFKPVNITDILEAVIKMLDGDINKSGCAVHTNIPFSTPDIYGCPERLERVFHNLLSNAIDAMPEGGRIYIEAEVSDEKPDFLEVKVRDEGEGIPEENLHRIFDPFFTTKKLGRGTGLGLSICYGIIKNHGGDITVKSIVNEGSVFTVYLPLKRVSSSNRG
- a CDS encoding sigma-54 dependent transcriptional regulator; protein product: MSKGKILVIDDEEEMLENYLRLLKKLNYDCIAQKDSGKAIKELELHNPDVILTDLRMSGKSGLEVLDAAKEINPETPVILITAYGDIPTAVESIKRGAFDFIAKPFSTDQLRIVLERAMKYKMLSDENKRLKEELMTSSMGELIGNSEVMREVNEIIKRVSLTDANILITGESGTGKEMVARLIHARSQRKSKPFIPVDCVALPENLLESELFGYEKGAFTGANTSRPGLLEATQGGTLFLDEVGEMPLTLQAKLLRTIQEREVRRLGSSKFIAIDIRIISATNRDLKKSVSEETFRDDLYYRLNVIRVLVPPLRNRREDIPLLALYFLHKFNDMHKKNVKGISSDAMVILENYSWPGNVRELQNVIERAVVMCDGEKINIRDLPEEIHRTLPPVFVETLPYKEAKEEWLAAFERNYLRALLNSTSVNISKAAEKAGINRKTIHRLIKRYKLDIRNKD
- a CDS encoding ATP-binding protein, whose protein sequence is MRRIFLVIMLFYLFITTAGILFMGARLIVVKERVESLTEAQKSLIKRAEFKDVIFELDKSIERSNFRAKTKGLIERARNIVSQCYGCHHPQHIMARIENAERLVNELVIEMPSKDFARQSEKLLATTNQIIPFVEAAYERATYLANARLKSATQELQKAKNIAIVIILLGLSLFIVFSTISLLRVSTLESKVKERETALRDWAEQWQHTFDSIQDMVLILDRDCRVQMMNDAAKRMYGRDAVGKGIFEILGESFVSECKDVYKSISSMEISIGDRVFSFRTFPRLINNKETGCVIVVKDITAEKEMELRLIQAEKLSVLARTITGVAHELYKPLTAVSEYSELLIDIASIHNGIREVASKINISTARMSNIVGDLFLFSRVPVLEKNQTDVRSLVDKTVQLVREVLETYKIRTCIEIDDTVVFIDKIRMERVLVSLITNAIHRISDSGKGDKIHIKAHKRNGWVIIEISDNGPSIPRHLRQRMFDPHFTFGEIGKGAGLDLSISYNIVKAHGGDITVRGSGGNGTTFMIELPIN